One window from the genome of Streptomyces cadmiisoli encodes:
- a CDS encoding bifunctional adenosylcobinamide kinase/adenosylcobinamide-phosphate guanylyltransferase, with product MEVTLLGTGAPAGLPRPDCPCAACATALGTRARAATSVLVDGALLLDLTPGAAFAAARAGRSLSGVRQVLLSHPHDGPAVEVPAGLPQPGRVPDGRELALLTGHRVWALAMDAPGTGYAVTGPDGQRLLYLPPGCAPAGLEEGTAAAEPYDLVLVDVVGRPDGLARLRAVGSVGPTTDVVAVHLDHDVPPGAELRRRLAAAGARAVPDGATLAVGAYENVPDVPRRTLVLGGARSGKSVEAERRLESFPDVLYVATGGVRGGDTEWAERVAAHRERRPGSWRTLETCDVVPLLAEDGPPLLIDCLSLWLTDAMDSVGAWDDAEWGGGGERALRERVRELTDAVRRTRRVVVAVSNEVGSGIVPATASGRRYRDELGRLNAAFAEQCEHVLLLVAGQALVLRG from the coding sequence GTGGAAGTGACTCTGCTCGGCACCGGCGCCCCCGCGGGACTCCCCCGCCCCGACTGTCCCTGCGCGGCCTGCGCGACCGCCCTCGGCACTCGGGCGCGGGCGGCCACCTCCGTCCTGGTGGACGGGGCGCTGCTGCTCGACCTGACGCCCGGTGCCGCGTTCGCGGCGGCACGGGCGGGGCGTTCGCTGAGCGGTGTACGGCAGGTGCTGCTCTCGCACCCGCACGACGGGCCCGCGGTCGAGGTGCCGGCCGGTCTGCCGCAGCCGGGCCGGGTCCCGGACGGAAGGGAGTTGGCGCTGCTGACGGGACATCGGGTGTGGGCGCTGGCCATGGACGCGCCGGGGACGGGCTACGCGGTGACGGGGCCGGACGGCCAGCGGCTGCTGTACCTCCCGCCGGGATGCGCGCCCGCCGGGCTGGAGGAGGGGACCGCCGCCGCGGAACCGTACGACCTGGTGCTCGTGGACGTGGTGGGGCGCCCGGACGGGCTGGCCCGGCTGCGGGCGGTGGGCTCGGTGGGACCGACGACCGACGTGGTGGCCGTTCACCTGGACCACGACGTGCCGCCCGGCGCCGAGTTGCGGCGCCGGCTGGCGGCGGCCGGGGCGCGGGCGGTGCCGGACGGGGCGACGCTGGCGGTCGGGGCGTACGAGAACGTGCCGGACGTGCCGCGGCGGACACTGGTGCTGGGCGGGGCGCGGTCCGGGAAGTCCGTGGAGGCGGAACGGCGGCTGGAGTCCTTCCCCGACGTGCTGTACGTCGCGACCGGCGGCGTCCGGGGCGGTGACACCGAGTGGGCCGAGCGGGTGGCCGCGCACCGGGAGCGCCGGCCGGGGTCCTGGCGCACGCTGGAGACCTGCGACGTGGTACCGCTGCTGGCCGAGGACGGACCGCCGCTGCTGATCGACTGTCTGTCGCTGTGGCTGACCGACGCGATGGACTCGGTCGGCGCGTGGGACGACGCGGAGTGGGGCGGCGGCGGTGAACGGGCGCTGCGGGAGCGGGTGCGCGAACTGACGGACGCCGTACGGCGGACCCGGCGTGTCGTGGTCGCCGTCTCCAACGAGGTGGGGTCGGGGATCGTGCCGGCCACGGCGTCGGGGCGGCGCTACCGGGACGAACTCGGGCGGCTCAACGCGGCCTTCGCCGAGCAGTGCGAGCATGTGCTGCTGCTGGTGGCGGGACAGGCGCTGGTCCTGCGCGGGTGA
- a CDS encoding S1C family serine protease, which translates to MDAPFFRAARRVGIVGTLVWALALVAGCTGSPSSADAERTTRQAAVPAAEDLQRDYMKVIADVLPSVVQIQGRNDLGSGVVYDGRGHIITNAHVVAQDRTFSVTTANSEDVLTAELVFSYPQQDLAVIRLDRVPKGLRAAAFADSSRVAVGQIVLAMGSPLGLSSSVTQGIVSATGRTVTESGGNGGTGATIANMVQTSAAINPGNSGGALANLDGQVIGIPTLAALDPQLGGSAAPGIGFAIPASMVRTVADQIIRDGRVTDSGRAALGITGRTVVDAQYRPVGVAVVEVTSGGAADRAGIEPGDVITGLGDEEITTITSLSEALAGDRPGDRTTVTFTRNGDERTVNVTLGEQ; encoded by the coding sequence ATGGACGCTCCCTTCTTCCGTGCGGCACGCCGGGTGGGCATCGTCGGCACCCTCGTCTGGGCCCTCGCGCTCGTCGCCGGGTGCACCGGCTCCCCCTCGTCCGCCGACGCGGAGCGGACGACCCGGCAGGCCGCCGTGCCGGCGGCCGAGGATCTGCAGCGCGACTACATGAAGGTGATCGCGGACGTCCTGCCGTCGGTCGTGCAGATCCAGGGCCGCAACGACCTCGGCTCGGGCGTGGTGTACGACGGCCGGGGCCACATCATCACCAACGCGCACGTGGTCGCGCAGGACAGGACGTTCTCCGTGACGACCGCGAACAGCGAGGACGTGCTGACCGCCGAACTCGTCTTCTCCTACCCGCAGCAGGACCTGGCCGTCATCCGGCTGGACCGGGTCCCGAAGGGGCTCAGAGCGGCGGCCTTCGCCGACTCGTCCAGGGTCGCGGTGGGGCAGATCGTGCTGGCGATGGGTTCGCCGCTCGGGCTGTCGTCGAGCGTGACGCAGGGGATCGTGTCGGCGACCGGACGGACCGTCACCGAGAGCGGCGGCAACGGCGGTACGGGCGCGACGATCGCCAACATGGTGCAGACCTCGGCCGCGATCAACCCGGGCAACAGCGGCGGGGCCCTGGCGAACCTCGACGGACAGGTCATCGGTATTCCGACGCTGGCCGCCCTCGACCCGCAGCTGGGCGGCAGCGCCGCGCCGGGCATCGGGTTCGCGATCCCGGCGTCCATGGTGCGGACGGTCGCCGATCAGATCATCCGGGACGGCAGGGTCACCGACTCGGGCCGGGCGGCGCTCGGCATCACCGGGCGCACCGTGGTGGACGCGCAGTACCGGCCCGTCGGGGTCGCCGTCGTCGAGGTGACGAGCGGCGGCGCGGCCGACCGGGCGGGCATCGAACCCGGGGACGTCATCACCGGGCTGGGCGACGAGGAGATCACCACGATCACCTCGCTGTCGGAGGCGCTGGCTGGGGACCGGCCGGGGGACCGGACCACGGTGACGTTCACCCGGAACGGTGACGAACGGACCGTGAACGTCACCCTGGGCGAGCAGTGA
- a CDS encoding class I SAM-dependent methyltransferase, with protein sequence MARQLDEQIAGRFPVGRRLRVLDVGMGRGTQALRLARAGHQVTGIEKDTAMLSAARAALCAEPEGIRERVRLIEGDGRDTGVHFLPGSFDVVLCHGVLMYVDDPDPLLAGLARMLAPGGLLSLLVRNADALAMRPGLSGDWQTTLAAFDSTTYRNRLGLDGRADRLEALTATLAGIAAPLHAWYGVQVFTDTAADEEPPPDDPTALLAAEERAGRTEPYRAVAALLHLCGVRG encoded by the coding sequence GTGGCCCGGCAGCTCGATGAGCAGATAGCCGGGCGGTTCCCGGTGGGCCGGCGGCTGCGGGTGCTGGACGTGGGCATGGGCCGGGGCACGCAGGCGCTGCGGCTGGCCCGTGCCGGGCACCAGGTGACCGGCATAGAGAAGGACACCGCGATGCTGTCCGCGGCGCGCGCGGCGCTGTGCGCGGAACCGGAGGGCATACGGGAGCGGGTCCGGCTGATCGAGGGGGACGGGCGCGACACGGGAGTGCACTTCCTGCCCGGCAGCTTCGACGTCGTCCTGTGTCATGGCGTGCTCATGTACGTCGACGATCCCGATCCGCTGCTGGCGGGACTGGCGCGGATGCTCGCCCCCGGCGGGCTGCTGTCGCTGCTGGTGCGCAACGCGGACGCGCTGGCCATGCGGCCGGGGCTGTCCGGGGACTGGCAGACGACGCTCGCCGCGTTCGACTCGACGACGTACCGGAACCGGCTGGGGCTCGACGGGCGGGCGGACCGGCTCGAGGCGCTGACCGCCACCCTCGCGGGGATCGCGGCACCGCTGCACGCGTGGTACGGCGTGCAGGTGTTCACGGACACCGCGGCGGACGAGGAACCGCCGCCGGACGACCCGACGGCGCTGCTGGCGGCCGAGGAGCGGGCCGGACGGACGGAGCCCTACCGGGCGGTCGCGGCGCTGCTGCACCTGTGCGGAGTGCGCGGCTGA
- a CDS encoding DUF3043 domain-containing protein, protein MPPHPVPLGFVFRSRAKDEKAAVADQAQLTDSKQTRDPQAPKGRPTPKRNEAQSQRRSVANTSMTRKDAAKRQREERRAALDRQRKALAGGDERYLPARDKGPIRRFARDFVDSRFNIAEFFLPMAVVILVLSMVRVPALQSIALLLWLVVIVLIVLDSFVTGYRLKKRLNERFPDDNKRGAIAYALMRSLQMRRLRLPKPQVKRGERP, encoded by the coding sequence ATGCCGCCGCACCCCGTACCCTTGGGTTTTGTGTTCCGTAGCCGTGCCAAAGACGAGAAGGCCGCCGTCGCCGACCAGGCGCAGCTGACCGACTCCAAGCAGACCCGTGACCCGCAGGCCCCGAAGGGCCGGCCGACACCAAAGCGCAACGAGGCCCAGAGCCAGCGCCGCAGCGTCGCCAACACGTCGATGACGCGCAAGGACGCCGCCAAGCGGCAGCGCGAGGAGCGGCGCGCCGCGCTGGACCGGCAGCGCAAGGCGCTGGCCGGCGGCGACGAGCGGTACCTCCCGGCCCGCGACAAGGGTCCGATCCGCCGCTTCGCCCGCGACTTCGTCGACTCGCGGTTCAACATCGCGGAGTTCTTCCTGCCGATGGCCGTGGTCATCCTGGTGCTGAGCATGGTCCGGGTGCCCGCGCTCCAGAGCATCGCGCTGCTGCTGTGGCTCGTCGTGATCGTGCTGATCGTCCTGGACTCGTTCGTCACCGGCTACCGCCTGAAGAAGCGCCTGAACGAGCGCTTCCCCGACGACAACAAGCGCGGCGCGATCGCCTACGCGCTGATGCGCTCCCTCCAGATGCGCCGACTCCGGCTGCCGAAGCCGCAGGTCAAGCGCGGAGAGCGGCCCTGA
- a CDS encoding PspA/IM30 family protein, with the protein MSGVMKRMGMIFRAKANKALDRAEDPRETLDYSYQKQLELLQKVRRGVADVATSRKRLELQLNQLQQQSSKLEDQGRKALALGREDLAREALSRRAALQQQVTDLETQHATLQGEEEKLTLAAQRLQAKVDAFRTKKETIKATYTAAQAQTRIGEAFTGISEEMGDVGLAIQRAEDKTAQLQARAGAIDELLASGALDDPTGMAKDDIQAELDRLSGGTDVELELQRMKAELAGGSSSGQQAIEGGTGQSQTPSQSQQPQDTPRFDKQ; encoded by the coding sequence ATGAGCGGTGTCATGAAGCGTATGGGGATGATCTTCCGCGCGAAGGCGAACAAGGCCCTTGACCGGGCCGAGGACCCGCGCGAGACCCTCGATTACTCGTACCAGAAGCAGCTGGAGCTGCTCCAGAAGGTCCGCCGTGGCGTCGCGGACGTGGCGACCTCGCGCAAGCGTCTGGAACTCCAGCTCAACCAGTTGCAGCAGCAGTCGTCCAAGCTGGAGGACCAGGGCCGCAAGGCGCTGGCGCTCGGCCGCGAGGACCTCGCCCGCGAGGCGCTGTCCCGCCGCGCCGCACTCCAGCAGCAGGTGACGGACCTCGAGACGCAGCACGCGACGCTCCAGGGCGAGGAGGAGAAGCTCACCCTCGCGGCTCAGCGACTTCAGGCCAAGGTCGACGCCTTCCGTACGAAGAAGGAGACGATCAAGGCGACGTACACCGCCGCGCAGGCGCAGACGCGCATCGGGGAGGCGTTCACCGGCATCTCCGAGGAGATGGGTGACGTCGGCCTGGCCATTCAGCGGGCGGAGGACAAGACGGCACAGCTCCAGGCGCGGGCCGGCGCCATCGACGAGCTGCTCGCCTCCGGCGCCCTGGACGACCCCACCGGCATGGCCAAGGACGACATCCAGGCCGAGCTGGACCGGCTCTCCGGTGGTACGGATGTAGAGCTGGAGCTGCAGCGCATGAAGGCGGAGCTGGCGGGCGGCAGCTCGTCCGGCCAGCAGGCGATCGAGGGCGGCACGGGCCAGTCCCAGACCCCCTCGCAGTCCCAGCAGCCGCAGGACACCCCGCGCTTCGACAAGCAGTAG
- the pspAA gene encoding PspA-associated protein PspAA, with protein sequence MIVRIMGEGQVRLADSHLTELNKLDDELLAEMENGDGPGFRRTLQALLTEVRELGDPLPDDSLEPSDLILPSPDATLEEVRELLSDDGLIPG encoded by the coding sequence ATGATCGTTCGGATCATGGGGGAGGGGCAGGTGAGGCTGGCCGACAGCCACCTCACCGAGCTGAACAAGCTGGACGACGAGCTCCTGGCCGAGATGGAGAACGGCGACGGCCCGGGCTTCCGCCGCACTCTCCAGGCCCTCCTGACCGAGGTCCGCGAACTGGGCGATCCGCTGCCGGACGATTCGCTGGAACCGTCGGACCTGATCCTTCCGTCCCCCGACGCCACGCTCGAAGAGGTACGCGAGCTGCTCAGCGACGACGGCCTGATCCCCGGCTGA
- a CDS encoding sensor histidine kinase, whose protein sequence is MTTLERARRRLTAHPMALDAALAAGVLICMVAGSFVDPHRDKDISWALRTPDTFSLVLIVLGAAALVFRRRAPMRVLALTGGLSVVECVTGDPRAPVAMAAVVALYTVAATTDRPTTWRVGLLTMTVLTGTAMLAGPLPWYAQENLAIFAWTGMAAAGGDAVRSRRAFVQAIRERAEKAERTREEEARRRVAEERLRIARDLHDVVAHHIALVNVQAGVASHVMDRRPDQAKEALAHVREASRSALNELRATVGLLRQSDDPEAPTEPAPGLDRLDDLVGTFRSAGLHVELARADHGTTVPAAVDLAAYRVIQEALTNVQKHAGERARAEVSVVRVGPSIEITVLDDGSGDEDAPGAGGGHGLLGMRERVSALRGTLTTGPRFGGGFRVHAILPVKTGTGPAKDPV, encoded by the coding sequence GTGACCACCCTCGAACGTGCCCGCCGCCGGCTCACGGCGCACCCCATGGCGCTCGACGCCGCGCTGGCGGCCGGCGTGCTGATCTGCATGGTGGCCGGCTCGTTCGTGGATCCGCACCGCGACAAGGACATCAGCTGGGCCCTGCGCACCCCCGACACCTTCAGCCTCGTGCTGATCGTCCTCGGTGCCGCCGCGCTGGTCTTCCGCCGCCGCGCCCCGATGCGGGTGCTCGCCCTCACCGGCGGCCTGTCCGTCGTCGAGTGCGTCACGGGCGACCCCAGGGCCCCCGTCGCGATGGCGGCGGTGGTCGCCCTCTACACCGTCGCCGCCACCACCGACCGCCCCACCACCTGGCGGGTCGGCCTGCTCACCATGACCGTGCTGACCGGGACCGCCATGCTCGCCGGGCCCCTGCCCTGGTACGCCCAGGAGAACCTCGCCATCTTCGCCTGGACCGGTATGGCGGCGGCCGGCGGCGACGCCGTCCGCAGCCGCCGGGCCTTCGTCCAGGCCATCCGGGAGCGCGCCGAGAAGGCGGAACGCACCCGCGAGGAGGAGGCCCGCCGCCGGGTGGCCGAGGAGCGGCTGCGGATCGCCCGCGACCTGCACGACGTCGTCGCCCACCACATCGCCCTGGTCAATGTGCAGGCCGGGGTCGCGTCGCACGTCATGGACCGGCGCCCCGACCAGGCCAAGGAGGCCCTGGCCCACGTCCGGGAGGCCAGCCGCTCCGCGCTGAACGAACTGCGCGCCACCGTCGGACTGCTGCGCCAGTCCGACGACCCCGAGGCCCCCACCGAACCCGCGCCGGGGCTCGACCGCCTCGACGACCTCGTCGGCACCTTCCGCAGCGCCGGACTGCATGTCGAGCTCGCCCGCGCCGACCACGGCACCACCGTGCCCGCCGCCGTCGACCTGGCCGCCTACCGCGTCATCCAGGAAGCCCTGACCAATGTGCAGAAGCACGCCGGTGAGCGGGCCAGGGCCGAGGTCAGCGTGGTCCGCGTGGGCCCCAGCATCGAGATCACCGTGCTGGACGACGGCAGCGGCGATGAGGACGCGCCCGGCGCCGGCGGCGGCCATGGACTGCTCGGCATGCGCGAGCGCGTCAGCGCCCTGCGCGGCACCCTCACCACCGGCCCCCGCTTCGGCGGCGGCTTCCGGGTCCATGCGATCCTGCCGGTCAAGACCGGCACCGGCCCGGCGAAGGACCCCGTATGA
- a CDS encoding response regulator transcription factor: MTIRVLLADDQALLRSAFRVLVDSEPDMEVVGEASDGAEAVRLARERQADVVLMDIRMPGTDGLAATRMISADPALAHVRIVILTTFEVDDYVVQSLRAGASGFLGKGSEPDELLTAIRVAADGEALLSPVATKGLIARFLAQGGDGADSDGDPGRAGRLDALTGREREVLVQVAGGHSNDEIAERLEVSPLTVKTHVNRAMAKLGARDRAQLVVIAYESGLVRPRVD; the protein is encoded by the coding sequence ATGACGATCCGTGTCCTGCTCGCCGACGACCAGGCCCTGCTGCGCAGCGCGTTCCGCGTGCTCGTCGACTCCGAGCCCGACATGGAGGTGGTCGGCGAGGCGTCCGACGGCGCCGAGGCGGTCCGGCTGGCCCGGGAGCGGCAGGCGGACGTCGTCCTGATGGACATCCGGATGCCGGGCACGGACGGCCTCGCCGCAACCCGCATGATCAGCGCCGACCCCGCCCTCGCCCATGTCCGGATCGTCATCCTGACCACCTTCGAGGTCGACGACTACGTGGTGCAGTCGCTGCGCGCCGGCGCCTCCGGATTCCTCGGCAAGGGCTCCGAGCCCGACGAACTGCTCACCGCGATCCGGGTCGCCGCGGACGGTGAGGCGCTGCTCTCGCCGGTCGCCACCAAGGGCCTCATCGCCCGATTCCTCGCCCAGGGCGGCGACGGCGCCGACTCCGACGGCGACCCCGGCCGGGCCGGCCGGCTCGACGCGTTGACCGGACGGGAGCGCGAGGTCCTCGTCCAGGTCGCCGGCGGCCACTCCAACGACGAGATCGCCGAGCGGCTGGAGGTCAGCCCGCTCACCGTGAAGACGCACGTCAACCGGGCCATGGCCAAGCTCGGCGCGCGGGACCGGGCGCAGCTCGTGGTGATCGCGTACGAGTCGGGGCTGGTACGCCCGAGGGTGGACTGA
- a CDS encoding efflux RND transporter permease subunit has protein sequence MSWLSRFSLAQRALIGLMSIVALAFGAIAIPQLKQQLLPTIELPVVSVLAPYQGASPDVVEKQVVEPIEANLEAVDGITGVTSTASEGNAVIMASFDYGSGTDRLVADVQQAVNRARAQLPDDVDPQVIAGSTDDIPTVVLAVTSDTDQQALADRIERTLVPDLEAVDGVAQVSVDGVRDVQVAVTPDDKELSRAGLTTAALAQALQAGGVTVPAGSFDEDGANRTVQVGGGFTSLEQIEDLMVVGEPGGKPVRLGDVATVKEEEAKADSITRTDGRPSLAVSVTMDRDGSAVAISEAVEEQLPDLRADLGSGATLTVVSDQGPAVAKSIEGLTTEGALGLVFAVLVILVFLASIRSTLVTAVSIPLSVVLALIVLWTRDLSLNMLTLGALTIAIGRVVDDSIVVLENIKRHLGYGEERQEAIHKAVREVAGAVTSSTLTTVAVFLPIGLAGGMVGELFGSFSLTVTAALLASLLVSLTVVPVLSYWFLRAPKGTPDDADEARRRAEEKEARSRLQRLYVPVLRFATRRRLTSVAIAVVVLLGTFGMAPLLKTNFFDPGDQEVLSVKQELKPGTSLAATDEQARKVEKLLGGVEGVKDYQVTIGSSGFMAAFGGGTDTNQASYTVMLEDSASAADVQDRIEKGLAGLSGIGTTTIAAGDGFGSQDLSVVVKAADADVLREAAEEVREAVASLDDVSDVTSDLAQSVPRVSVRANDEAAAAGFDQQTLGAAVAQAVRGTRSGTAVLDDTERDIVIKSARPAETLSELKKLRLGPVRLGDIADVELVDGPVSMTRIDGQRAATVTARPTGDNTGAVSADLTAELDALDLPEGATAEIGGVSSDQDEAFASLGLAMLAAIAIVFMLLVATFRSLVQPLILLVSVPFAATGAIGLLIVTGTPMGVPALIGMLMLIGIVVTNAIVLIDLVNQYRKQGYGVIEAVIEGGRHRLRPILMTALATIFALLPMALGITGEGGFIAQPLAVVVIGGLISSTLLTLLLVPTLYAMLELRKERRARKRAAKRAKKAGPPAPSDTPSASDEPEPAGV, from the coding sequence ATGTCCTGGCTGTCCAGATTCAGCCTCGCGCAACGGGCCCTGATAGGGCTGATGTCGATCGTCGCGCTCGCTTTCGGAGCGATCGCGATCCCACAGCTCAAGCAGCAACTGCTGCCCACCATCGAACTGCCCGTGGTGTCGGTGCTCGCGCCGTACCAGGGCGCGTCCCCCGACGTGGTCGAGAAGCAGGTCGTCGAGCCCATCGAGGCCAACCTCGAAGCGGTCGACGGCATCACCGGTGTCACCTCCACCGCGAGTGAGGGCAACGCCGTGATCATGGCGTCCTTCGACTACGGCAGCGGCACCGACCGGCTCGTCGCCGACGTCCAGCAGGCCGTCAACCGGGCCCGCGCCCAGCTCCCCGACGATGTGGACCCGCAGGTCATCGCGGGTTCGACGGACGACATCCCGACCGTCGTCCTCGCCGTCACCTCGGACACCGACCAGCAGGCCCTGGCGGACCGGATCGAGCGGACCCTCGTGCCCGACCTAGAGGCCGTCGACGGCGTCGCCCAGGTCAGCGTGGACGGCGTGCGCGACGTCCAGGTCGCCGTCACCCCCGACGACAAGGAACTCTCGCGGGCCGGGCTGACCACCGCCGCGCTCGCGCAGGCGCTCCAGGCTGGCGGCGTCACCGTGCCGGCCGGCTCGTTCGACGAGGACGGCGCCAACCGCACCGTCCAGGTCGGCGGTGGCTTCACCTCGCTCGAGCAGATCGAGGATCTGATGGTCGTCGGCGAGCCCGGCGGCAAGCCGGTGCGCCTCGGCGACGTCGCCACGGTGAAGGAGGAGGAGGCCAAGGCCGACTCCATCACCCGCACCGACGGCAGGCCGAGCCTCGCCGTGAGCGTGACCATGGACCGGGACGGCAGCGCGGTCGCCATCTCCGAGGCCGTCGAGGAGCAGCTCCCCGACCTGCGTGCGGACCTCGGCTCCGGCGCCACCCTCACCGTGGTCAGCGACCAGGGCCCGGCGGTCGCCAAGTCCATCGAGGGTCTGACGACCGAGGGCGCGCTGGGCCTGGTCTTCGCCGTCCTCGTCATCCTCGTCTTCCTGGCGTCGATCCGCTCCACCCTCGTCACCGCGGTGTCGATCCCGCTGTCGGTGGTCCTCGCGCTGATCGTGCTGTGGACCCGCGACCTGTCGCTGAACATGCTGACGCTGGGCGCGCTGACCATCGCCATCGGCCGGGTCGTCGACGACTCGATCGTGGTCCTGGAGAACATCAAGCGCCATCTCGGCTACGGCGAGGAGCGCCAGGAGGCGATCCACAAGGCGGTCCGCGAGGTCGCGGGCGCGGTCACCTCCTCGACGCTGACGACGGTCGCGGTCTTCCTGCCGATCGGTCTGGCCGGCGGCATGGTGGGCGAGCTGTTCGGCTCGTTCTCCCTGACGGTCACCGCGGCCCTGCTGGCCTCGCTGCTCGTCTCGCTGACGGTCGTGCCGGTGCTGTCGTACTGGTTCCTGCGCGCCCCGAAGGGCACGCCGGACGACGCCGACGAGGCGCGCCGCAGGGCGGAGGAGAAGGAGGCCCGGAGCCGGCTCCAGCGTCTGTACGTCCCGGTCCTGCGGTTCGCGACACGGCGCCGTCTGACCAGTGTGGCGATCGCCGTCGTCGTGCTCCTGGGCACGTTCGGCATGGCGCCCCTGCTGAAGACGAACTTCTTCGATCCGGGCGATCAGGAAGTGCTCTCCGTCAAGCAGGAGTTGAAGCCCGGTACGAGCCTGGCGGCCACCGACGAGCAGGCCCGCAAGGTCGAGAAGCTGCTCGGCGGGGTCGAGGGCGTCAAGGACTACCAGGTCACCATCGGCTCGTCCGGCTTCATGGCGGCGTTCGGCGGCGGCACGGACACCAACCAGGCCTCGTACACGGTCATGCTGGAGGACTCGGCGTCCGCCGCCGACGTCCAGGACCGAATAGAGAAGGGGCTGGCCGGGCTCTCCGGGATCGGTACGACCACGATCGCGGCCGGTGACGGCTTCGGCAGCCAGGACCTGAGCGTGGTCGTGAAGGCCGCGGACGCCGATGTGCTGCGCGAGGCCGCGGAGGAGGTCCGTGAGGCGGTCGCGTCCCTGGACGACGTCTCGGACGTCACCAGCGACCTGGCGCAGAGCGTGCCGCGCGTCTCGGTCAGGGCGAACGACGAGGCGGCCGCCGCCGGCTTCGACCAGCAGACCCTCGGCGCGGCCGTCGCCCAGGCCGTGCGCGGCACCCGGAGCGGCACGGCGGTCCTCGACGACACCGAGCGCGACATCGTCATCAAGTCCGCCCGGCCGGCCGAGACCCTGAGCGAGCTGAAGAAGCTCCGCCTCGGCCCGGTGCGGCTCGGGGACATCGCGGACGTCGAACTGGTCGACGGCCCGGTGTCGATGACCCGGATCGACGGCCAGCGGGCCGCCACCGTCACCGCCCGGCCGACCGGCGACAACACCGGCGCGGTGAGCGCGGACCTGACGGCCGAGCTGGACGCGCTGGACCTGCCCGAGGGCGCGACCGCCGAGATCGGCGGTGTCTCCTCGGACCAGGACGAGGCGTTCGCCTCGCTCGGCCTGGCCATGCTCGCGGCCATCGCGATCGTGTTCATGCTGCTGGTGGCGACCTTCCGCTCGCTGGTCCAGCCGCTGATCCTGCTGGTCTCCGTCCCCTTCGCGGCGACGGGCGCGATCGGCCTGCTGATCGTCACGGGCACCCCGATGGGCGTCCCCGCGCTGATCGGCATGCTGATGCTGATCGGCATCGTGGTGACCAACGCGATCGTGCTGATCGACCTGGTCAACCAGTACCGCAAGCAGGGGTACGGCGTCATCGAGGCCGTGATCGAGGGCGGTCGCCACCGATTGCGCCCGATCCTCATGACGGCCCTGGCGACGATCTTCGCCCTGCTCCCGATGGCGCTCGGCATCACCGGCGAGGGCGGCTTCATCGCGCAGCCGCTGGCGGTGGTCGTGATCGGCGGTCTGATCAGCTCGACCCTGCTGACCCTGCTGCTGGTCCCGACGCTGTACGCGATGCTGGAGCTGCGCAAGGAGCGCCGGGCGCGGAAGCGGGCGGCCAAGCGGGCGAAGAAGGCCGGTCCGCCGGCCCCGTCGGACACGCCGTCCGCCTCCGACGAACCGGAGCCCGCGGGCGTGTGA